Proteins from one Entomospira culicis genomic window:
- a CDS encoding trypsin-like peptidase domain-containing protein, whose amino-acid sequence MEVVKKSWFKSLLGITLIVVVSVFTTYFTLFKIFQFQGVSALAQESEFTLPRITQSDFQEALREVSAQTLRGVVRVDAISIKRVPVRNQQNPWDFFFSQEFFNRSEEPNEEREFRSGNLGTGFVVEREGNTLYILTNYHVAGEATEVSVDFFDGRTFTAEILAGDERRDLALLKVDVGNDNDDILALPLGDSNDLVVGDWILAAGSPFGYDFTVTSGMISALGRTGGPRSNINDFIQSDASINQGNSGGPLVNMRGEVVGINTWIATQNGGSIGLSFSVPINNAKEVLPYLKKGKTPEYGWVGITVIDLRALGGEEYAKSAGFSQTRGAVVSSVIKGSPAEKGGLMAGDLVLSINDQAVNSADRVVYLVSALPVGSKANVLVVRDGKEQLITLNIEARAPESTVNSQEVRSWPGLIVVPLTDALRNEWRIEKSVQGVVVASIDRGSGLAVLRPNDIITSVNGQRTQDVQSFYRLINDPKTNRYEIIFRRENTSIEITIRRE is encoded by the coding sequence ATGGAAGTGGTCAAAAAATCGTGGTTTAAGTCGCTATTAGGCATTACCTTAATCGTGGTAGTGAGTGTCTTTACCACCTATTTTACTTTGTTTAAAATATTCCAATTTCAAGGCGTTAGCGCCCTAGCCCAAGAGAGTGAATTTACGCTACCACGCATCACCCAAAGTGATTTTCAAGAGGCGTTGCGCGAAGTTTCGGCGCAAACGTTACGCGGTGTGGTGCGTGTGGACGCAATTAGCATTAAGCGGGTGCCTGTGAGAAATCAACAGAATCCTTGGGACTTTTTCTTTAGTCAAGAGTTTTTTAATCGCTCCGAAGAGCCTAACGAAGAGCGTGAATTTCGCTCAGGGAATTTGGGCACGGGCTTTGTCGTAGAGCGCGAGGGTAATACCCTCTACATCCTCACCAACTACCACGTGGCCGGCGAAGCAACCGAAGTTTCTGTCGACTTTTTTGACGGGCGTACCTTTACCGCCGAAATTCTTGCTGGGGATGAGCGACGCGATCTTGCGCTTCTTAAAGTAGACGTGGGCAACGACAATGACGATATTCTCGCCCTACCCCTTGGCGACAGCAACGACTTAGTGGTAGGCGATTGGATTTTGGCTGCTGGTAGTCCCTTTGGCTATGATTTTACGGTAACTTCGGGCATGATTAGCGCCCTAGGTCGCACCGGTGGGCCTCGCTCTAATATCAACGACTTTATCCAGAGCGATGCGTCGATTAACCAAGGTAATTCTGGTGGCCCATTGGTCAACATGCGAGGCGAAGTCGTCGGTATTAACACTTGGATCGCCACACAAAATGGTGGATCAATCGGCTTGAGCTTCTCCGTCCCCATCAACAATGCTAAAGAGGTTCTTCCTTATCTCAAAAAAGGAAAAACGCCAGAGTACGGCTGGGTCGGTATCACGGTTATCGATTTGCGCGCCCTAGGTGGCGAGGAGTATGCCAAGAGTGCGGGGTTTAGCCAGACACGCGGAGCGGTGGTCAGCAGTGTGATTAAAGGAAGCCCCGCGGAAAAGGGTGGCTTGATGGCTGGCGATCTCGTCTTGAGTATTAATGACCAAGCCGTTAATAGCGCCGATCGCGTGGTCTACTTGGTGAGTGCGCTACCCGTGGGTTCAAAGGCGAACGTACTGGTGGTGCGCGATGGCAAAGAGCAACTTATCACACTGAATATTGAGGCAAGAGCACCTGAATCAACAGTTAATAGTCAGGAGGTACGAAGCTGGCCTGGCTTGATTGTGGTACCCCTCACCGACGCATTACGTAACGAGTGGCGCATCGAAAAGAGTGTGCAAGGTGTCGTTGTTGCCTCTATCGATCGTGGCTCTGGACTCGCCGTACTACGCCCCAATGACATCATTACATCGGTAAACGGACAACGCACCCAAGATGTACAGAGCTTCTATCGTCTTATCAACGATCCGAAGACCAATCGCTATGAAATTATCTTCAGACGCGAGAACACCTCCATCGAAATTACCATCAGAAGAGAGTAG